The genomic region aaaatttaagataaatttttagatctatgcacaaaagaaatttaaacaacaactataaatttaattttaaatttcaatatatgtctaatttgcaattacatatatttgcatatacaataattaatttgaaaattagtcaaactaagtcaaatttatttacaattacaattagttaaattaagtcaaattaagacaaattaagtcaaattaattgacaattaagtcaaattaattcacaattagtcaaattaatttacaattgcatatacaatttaataaatttcaacatatgtcttatatggtcataataggtcctaaggggtgagatgtgtcgtaaggggccttgtgtggtcctaaggggtcacccatgtgttagaacacatgcgtgacccgttaggaccacataagaacccttgagacaccatttggtcttatgtggtcctaataggtcctaaggggtgtagaTGTGTCGTAAGGGACCTTGTGTTGTCCTagggggtcacccatgtgttagaacacatgcatgaccgcttaggaccacataagaccccttgtgacaccatttggtcttatgtggttctaataggtcctaaggggtgcaaatTTGTCGTAAGGGTcgatgtgtggtcctaaggggtcacccatgtgttggaatacatgcgtgaccccttaggaccacataagaccccttgtgacaccatttggtcttatgtgaccgtaataggtcctaaggggtgcatatgtgttcataaggggccttgtgtggtcctaaggggtcactcatgtgttggaacacatgcgtgaccccttaggaccacataagacccttttcgacaccatttggtcttatgtggtcctaataggtcctaaggggtgcaaatgTGTCGGAAGGGgcattgtgtggtcctaaggggtcgcccatgtcttagaacacatgcgtgaccccttaggaccacataagacccctttcgacattatttggtcgtatgtggtcctaatagatcctaaggggtgcagatgtgttgtaaggggcgttgtgtggtcttaaggggtcgcccatgtgttagaacacatgcatgaccccttaggaccacataagaccccttgcgatgccatttggtcttatgtggttgtaataggtcctaatgggcgcagatgtgtcgtaagggacgttgtgtggtcctaaggggtcacccataggAGCACATAAGACTCCtgttgacaccatttggtcttatgtggtcctaataggtcctaaggggtgtagatgtgtcgtaaggggccttgtgtggtcctaagggctcacccatgtgttagaacacatacgtgaccccttaggaccacataagaccccttacgacaccatttggtcttatgtggtcgtaataggtcctaaggggtgcatatgtgtcataaggggccttgtgtggttctaaggggtcacccatgtgttagaatgcatgcgtgaccccttaggaccacataagacccctttcgacaccatttggtcttatgtggtcgtaataggtcctaaggggtgcacatgtgtcgtaaggggccttgtgtggtcctaaggcgtcagccatgtgttagaacacatgtgtgaccccttaggaccacataagacaccttgtgaaaccatttggtcttatgtggtcttaataggtccgaaggggtgcacatgtgtcgcaaggggccttgtgtggtcctaaggggtcacccatgtgttagaatacatgcgtcaccccttaggaccacataagaccccttgagacaccatttggtcttatgtggtccttatagatcctaaggggtgcacatgtgtcgtaaggggccttgtgtggtcgtaaggggtcgtgcatgtgttagaacacatgcacgaccccttaggaccacataagaccccttgcaacaccatttggtcttatgtggtcctaataggtcttaaggggtgcacatgtgtcgtaaggggtcatataaaataattatatacaccttaggatgtatacatatacatacatacatacatacaccttaggacatgctatcaggggttgTGTGTGGTCCTGATTggtcatacatgtgttagaacacatgtgtgatcccttaggaccacacacgacccctgatagcatgtcctaaggtgtatataattattttatgtgtatttatgtatgtatatgtatgcgtatgtcctaaggtgtacatataattattttatatgtatgtatgtatgtttgtgtatgtatgtgaatgtatgtatgtaggtttgtatgtatgtgtatgtatgcatgcatgtatgtatgtatgtatgtatgtatgtatgtgtatgtaggtgtatgtttatgtatgtatttgtatgcatgtgtgtatttatgtacatgtatgtatttattttttaatattctaaactaatatgatacaataaatacaaaaataaataatttttttaaaaactatttgaaaaacttaaaaaaaactaattttctattaaaaactattaaaaaaaaaaacataaaataatatgatacaataaatacatcttaaaaaaaaaattaaaaaaagggacGTACCACTGAAACGCTTCGGACCGGATCTCCGAAATCTTTTTGCCCTCCTGCTCAACTCCAAGCCACTCAATGCAAAATGAAGGGCTTGGGCGGATTTCTAGGTTTATATAGGGCAAGAGGTTTCCGACTAGAAACCCCTTGTCATGCAAGTGCTATGTGGCTACCAAATTGGTCCGGTCGGAAGTGTTATGACCGGAACTGGTCGAAACAagcattgttagcctaaagtgcgacacaGATCCGTACGATCACCCACATTTAAACATCAAGTTTCTAAATTATAGAAAATTCTTAGGTTCAATAAGTTAACTACTTGATCAATGCTTGTATGCCAAGTTTATAATTTAAATAATGCTTATATGTTGAGTTAACATCATGAGTAATATTTTTAGTTGCATGGAAAATGCTAAGGGAGTGTATGTGAGGCTTTAAATGCTCAATGACTATAAATTGTAAGCCTTGGTAGGTTTCACATATATGGATATATGTGATAAATTAGTGGGTAAGGTGAATGTGTAAAATTATTTGGATACAAAGATAGAGTAGGGGCTATATGCATTGGAACATGTGTATAGAGATAGATTAAGACTAGGAATATTTGATGTTCAAGATCATGCAACATTTACTCAATTTAGAAACACCACTAGAAATGAAAAAAATAACATACATATACAAATTCACTATTATAATTTCATTGAGAAATTATATTTTACacttatattaaaattataatcatattttatatattaaattaattaaaattatgtaTAATCTAAATAAAAATAGTAAATGACTTTAAATTATAACAATAGTAAATGACTttgaattataattttaaaaagagAAAACATCATGAATAATATAcattcttatttaaaaataaaataaaatctaaaacatTAAATGAATATAGTGTAAAGTTTCCAGTGTTTATGTTTCTATTACTAAcattaaaatttatataattttcattaaaacaatttttttaagcattttctttttaaatatttaaatttgtcatatcatatatttttttttttatggaatCAAGTTagaatatatagatgttgatttgTTTGTCTTTATATAACAGATTATAACAATTTGAATAAACATACATCTAATACAGAAATTACCTTCACTAAACTGTCATATATTAGAAAATCCAATCCATCAAATTCATCTTAAATtgtctaattaataaataataaatataaaaattaaatatcaatttaagtataaaataacaatttaaattatttacttaatgaaataatacatcaaAATGGATACCTTAGGTAGACTGAAAAATAAGCAAGAAGTCAACTTGGTTGACACAAAATTTCTTATtctgaattaaattaataaaaatgtaCGACATAATCTTTATTTCCATGACTCGTTCTCGAGTCAGCTGTTTAAAAAATTAACCATATAATCTTACCAATTCTGGCTTCCGGCATCTATGAGTAACTACTCCTGAAACCAACAGTTTTGCAGAGAAAGAAATCGGTCTAACATTTAGGTAGATCCAAAGGAGGAGGCGGCAATTTGTCAGAATATCCTGGCCCATCCTCGGTGAGAAACACCATGTCAAAACCAAGTGCAGAATGAGATTCAAAATGGCAATGCATGAGCCAAACTCCTGTTGTTAAGAACAAACAATATATAATTTAGCTGCCAAAAAGTAAAATATGAATGGAAATcttaaagcatatatatatatatatatatatatatatatatatatatatatactaacgaCTTAAACTATCTTACCTGGATTGTTGGCTACAAATCTAATGGCTGCCCACCCACCAGTAGGAACTCCAACAGTGTTCAACATCTGTGGATTCACCAGATTAAAATTTGCAGGATCGGTTCGAGAATTATAGTTACCAAAGCCTTGACCCACAAGATAAAAATCATGGCCATGAAGGTGTATAGGATGGTTCTGTATTGTAATAATCCCAGTGTTCTGAAAAACTATTTGAACAGTACTATTGAATTTCAGAACTTTAACTTTTGTCCCCAACTCGGGCTCCCAAAGACTACGGGGCACAGAACCAGTGTAATTGAATGTCTGGGGAGGATTATTTGGGAAATCTCTGGTAAACACTCTACTTATACCATTATAATAAGCCTGAAGTATAGCTATCTCTGGCTCCACGAATGAAATGTTATTAAAACTTCCAACTGCTTTTCCACCATTGATTCCTGCGCAGGAATTGTTGGGACAGCTAACGAGCCCGAATCCCTCTGTTATAAACATTTCCTCATCAACATTCTTTGGAACAGAAGGCCGCAGGCTTCTCAGGTTTTTAGTGAATTTGAATGCAGTTGGCTTATCGTTAAATGCAGGAAAGTTGGGCAAGAGTGGGGCAGATGAAATGCTGCTGCCTTTGTATTGCAATATTGCTGTTGCACTGGTATTTAAGTATCCAGTCCCTAGAGGCTGGCTGTTATATACGCGAGTGCCGATGTAGTAGAGCTCTGACTGTTGGTTAGCTTTTATGAGCACATCCATGGTGTTCCCTGGCTGTATAAGCAGCAAATCGGTTGTATATGGTTTGGTATAAACTGCATCCACTGCCACAAGAGTCATTTTGTGCTGTGCAATTTTGAAGAAGGATGCATGTAGCATGCCAGCATTTACAATCCTCAGAAGATAAgttttttctctctcaaccaaaaTACGAGCAGTATCTGCATGCACAATTCATTCATTAATCAGTCATTTCTCTTCTATTGTTTGTTTTGTTTCTGATAATAGATGGTGGGTTTGTAAATTGGGGTTGTAAATTTAATCGAGCAGATAAAAATACACAAAATAACAGAAAAGAAATAACACAAACGCAACAAAGAAGACATAAGACACAAATTTATAATGGTTCATCATATAAGCTACATCCATTCTCAAGCACAAGCAGGGAATACATGGACTGCACACAGTCATTTATAGAATTGTATTTAGCTATGAAACAAACAGTTAAGACACAAACGCAACAAAGAAGACATAAGACACAAATTTATAATGGTTCATCATATAAGCTACATCCATTCTCAAGCACAAGCAGGGAATACATGGACTGCACACAGTCATTTATAAAATTGTATTTAGCTATGAAACAAACAGTTAAGAGAAGGAGAATGGTCATATGAATGTtaggcttcacattcccaacagaAATTTGATCtgaaaattgagaaaaatatataaaaaaaccaGAAATTATAAACAATGTTACAAACCATTGGCAGAGCAAGGGAAAAAGTCTCCTGGCTGGCTGTTAATGGTGTATGCGTCGGAGTCATTTGGTGGAACTCCTCTTTTAAGCGCATCTGCTATTACATCTTCCACGTTCGCATTCCACCATTCACCTGCTCACCATGATACGACAAATTTAGATCATAATTAAAAGTTCATCATCACCATTCACTGTTATAtagcttttgaaaatagagaagGTTTGCGTGGGAGAAAGCTACCAACCCAAAATAATAGGAAACTCAGCAGCTGGTTTGGGAAATGGATAAACCTTTCCAGCACGGGGTAAAATGAGCAATGCTCCATGCACCGTGGCTCTCAGATATGAGATATGTGCATGCCACCACAACGTCCCTTCCTGCCCTGTGATTGTAAAGTTGTACGTGAATTTATTTCCAGGAGTAATTGGGCACTGCGTTATGTAGGCAGGTCCATCTGCCCAGCACGATCCCAACTGCTTTACTCCATGCCTGCAAAATCATAAATAATAAAATCTAGGATGTAGGAGTTTAAcacatttcaaatttttatttggaAATTTTAAATCACTTTCAATTTTTTACAGGAATCTTTTTGACAAGTCCTGTGCTTATAACtaagattttagagacatcatcaAATATGAATCACATCATGTTTTTTGTCAAAGTAACAAAAAAACCTTAAAAAAGTGAGACCGATATTTGTATACTAAATCATGTTTTATTGATGTCTTGATGTAACATCACttgatttgttgctttttagatTTTATGGAATACCTTTCATTCAATCTAAGAATTgatgtggtgcccctatcccctatCTATACTCATGCCAAAGTGATGTGTGACTATAGTCTAGTTTTGTAATGGAATGGACATGcttctatctctatctattgaGTGGGCATGCTACATATATAATCCATCTGCAATGGATCAGCTTGGAATTCATGTCTTCTTGATAGAATTGATGGGGCTATTTATATTCATGCCAAAGTGATGTGCATATTATCGAATTAATCATTCCATTCACCAGATATAGATTGGGACGTATGTAATCTAGATATGTGATTTTATTTCGGAATATCCGTACAGTTATTTTCTAGATGATAGGAAGGTGCCCCTATCTATCTTTATGATGTACAAATCTGATCAACATCAATTATATGTTGTATTGGAGATGCGTATATAATAGCAGATCAGATATCAATCATTCTATTCTATATGAGATGGAGATTAACCTCTATTCTATATGAATAGCCATCATCAATACTAAtcactttaaagtcacaactattgataTATTACTATAAAAACTATTAGATATTAAATTAAGAAATGCTACTGACCAATGTATAGTCACATTATACGGCCCATTGTTGTCCACTTCAACGATAAGATTATCGCCTTCGCGAACAGATATGGTGGGGCCAGGAAATTGCCCATTGACTGTTACAATCGTCTGAGTATTACACACTCTAGTCACACTCTGCGTTCCAATCTGTAACACAAAAAACACAATGATTAAGCTGATGGTCAATTCAACTTGTAACCACCATGACATCAAGCTTAACATAACATGTTTAGATTAAAAGGGTCTGTCGTAAATATGCCCACGGTGAATTTGCGCCGGACAAGAGCCGCAGATGCCATCCATGGTGCTATCAAAATTATACAAATTAAGGGAGCTAATTTCAGTACTCTTGACAACCTTGCCATTGTTGATATTTTTCTTCCTTGCAAAACAACTTAAAGTTTTCAAGCTATGGAGCAATTCAGACAAGGGGAACTTATTTATAGTAGAAAAAGAGCAGGTCTGAAATGAGAAATACAATGGGTGGGCACCGTCGTATACAGTAGGTGCATCCGCGTCTGCAAACAACACGTAATCGCGCGTTGAAGAATTCCTCTCAGATGCTAAAAGACAAAAGGACATTGAAATACCAACTTTTTCTCTACGTGCCATTTTATCAGGAGATTCCGGTCCTGTTTTCTTCAACAGGGGCATTTATTTTCTTTGACTTTGAAGCTTTACTCCACATTAATGCATTAAGAAATACAACTGGCGTCATATGTTTTGAGTTTTCTAGTCTGAAAGTTCATGAGTTTTGACTGTGTTTTATTTTGAAGGCATTGTTATCTCTTCTAGTACTTTGACTTCCACCTACCCTTTTTGAATTGATATAACGGTGAAATTTGTTTATTTATGAAATTTGGTTCGCTaagaattttatattattaatggaTATAATTCATATTTGTCTATCCATATATTATATGGATTAGAAGTCTTATAGATTATTGGTTATGATTATTCAATTTATTCTTTTGTTTAGAGCATTCACTTCATCTTTTAACAttaaatccatttttgttattgtAGTACTGTCATACAATGCTCTTTATTTTCTACTTTTATTCTTTTCTATGGTCTACATTCTAATCATATTCTTCCCAACATACTTCCATTACACACGATGTCTTATGTCTCCATCCCTATTACATCTACCACCCCATCTACTATATTCAAGACTCCTCTTGCTTGTGCCATACCTACTTCTACTATTTCATCCTCTACTATTCCTTATTTGATTCCTCTATTTTTTATATTGTTCTTCTATCACGTAATGCTCATTTTTTTCTTCTACTTTTGATCCTTTCTATGGTCTACATTCTATTTACACTCCTCCCAGCATACTTACATTACACATGATGTCTGATGTCTCCACCCATATTTCATCTACTAACACCCCACCTACTATATCCAAAACTCCTCTTACTTATGCTATACCTACTTCTACCATTTCATCCTCTACTATTCCTTATTCATTTATCTATTCTTATGCACACAACTCATTACATTTTTTCCTCCATGTTTATTTCACACCTTATTACTTTCTTTATACCAATCATACTCATGTCTATCCCACAAATATTTCTATACTCATCCTAGTGTACCACTACCTTATCTTGTCACCACTTCTTCCTCTACCGTAGGTGCACTAGTTCAAAAGATAGATCAAGTGGATAAAATCCCTAATGGAAAATACAATGATAAATTTTAAGGATGCTAGACATACACTATTGGCATTTGAGCATGTGATACATCCTCTATCTATGGCTTTTGTGGCACCTAACTTTGAGATGAATAATAGAAAAAGTGACCCTGACAAATGTAATTTAGATCCTTCACTACAATACATCCTCTATCTATGGCTTTTGTGGCACCTAAATTTGAGATGAATAATAGAAAAGGCGACCTTGACAAATGTAATTTAGATCCTTCACTACAATACATGTTGATTTCTTATACAAGAATAGGTTATTGGCTAGGCTATTTCCAAGGACTTTGAAATACCGATATTGAATGATTCTTGTCATTAACTCATAGGCGTATCATACATGTGATGATTTGACTA from Cryptomeria japonica chromosome 3, Sugi_1.0, whole genome shotgun sequence harbors:
- the LOC131031026 gene encoding laccase-12, producing the protein MARLSRVLKLAPLICIILIAPWMASAALVRRKFTIGTQSVTRVCNTQTIVTVNGQFPGPTISVREGDNLIVEVDNNGPYNVTIHWHGVKQLGSCWADGPAYITQCPITPGNKFTYNFTITGQEGTLWWHAHISYLRATVHGALLILPRAGKVYPFPKPAAEFPIILGEWWNANVEDVIADALKRGVPPNDSDAYTINSQPGDFFPCSANDTARILVEREKTYLLRIVNAGMLHASFFKIAQHKMTLVAVDAVYTKPYTTDLLLIQPGNTMDVLIKANQQSELYYIGTRVYNSQPLGTGYLNTSATAILQYKGSSISSAPLLPNFPAFNDKPTAFKFTKNLRSLRPSVPKNVDEEMFITEGFGLVSCPNNSCAGINGGKAVGSFNNISFVEPEIAILQAYYNGISRVFTRDFPNNPPQTFNYTGSVPRSLWEPELGTKVKVLKFNSTVQIVFQNTGIITIQNHPIHLHGHDFYLVGQGFGNYNSRTDPANFNLVNPQMLNTVGVPTGGWAAIRFVANNPGVWLMHCHFESHSALGFDMVFLTEDGPGYSDKLPPPPLDLPKC